A stretch of the Tardiphaga sp. 709 genome encodes the following:
- a CDS encoding ABC transporter ATP-binding protein gives MRHHNSDSGILAVRDLRILFPTRDGRDTVKAIDGMDFDVRAGETFGIIGESGSGKTTLGRALVSLLPPSHGQILHDGTDPVTLGTSAFRKHRRDYQIIFQDPNAALNPRMTIIDSVVEPLEIMGEGDHASRHRRGIEVLERVGLAAEAADRYPHQLSGGQKQRVNIARVLTLRPKVIVCDEVVAALDVSIRGDVLNLFADLQREFGLTYVFITHDISVVSHISDRIAVTYLGKLMELGPAEDVVERPLHPYTRALLSAEPVPLPSHLRVDRRIILEGEIPSPVAPPSGCRFRTRCPSVQPRCAKEVPAWRDVKPGHRVACHFATADGPPPDNQKAQRAS, from the coding sequence ATGCGGCACCACAATAGCGACAGCGGCATTCTCGCGGTGCGTGACTTGCGGATCCTGTTTCCGACCCGCGACGGCCGCGACACTGTCAAGGCGATCGACGGCATGGATTTCGACGTCCGTGCTGGCGAGACCTTCGGCATCATCGGTGAGTCCGGCTCGGGCAAGACCACGCTTGGCCGTGCGCTGGTATCGCTGTTGCCGCCGAGTCATGGCCAGATCCTGCATGACGGCACCGATCCGGTAACCCTCGGTACAAGCGCATTTCGCAAGCATCGCCGCGATTACCAGATCATCTTCCAGGATCCGAATGCCGCGCTCAATCCGCGCATGACGATCATCGACAGCGTGGTCGAGCCGCTGGAGATCATGGGCGAGGGCGATCATGCCTCGCGCCACCGCCGTGGTATCGAGGTGCTGGAGCGCGTCGGCCTCGCCGCCGAAGCCGCCGATCGCTATCCGCATCAGCTGTCCGGCGGCCAGAAGCAGCGCGTTAACATCGCGCGCGTTCTGACGTTGCGGCCCAAGGTCATCGTTTGCGACGAGGTGGTGGCGGCGCTCGACGTCTCCATCCGCGGCGATGTGCTCAATCTGTTTGCCGATCTTCAGCGCGAATTCGGCCTGACCTATGTGTTTATCACCCACGATATCTCGGTGGTCTCGCACATCTCCGACCGCATCGCCGTCACCTATCTCGGCAAGCTGATGGAGCTTGGTCCGGCCGAGGACGTGGTCGAGCGGCCACTGCATCCCTATACGCGCGCGCTGCTGTCGGCCGAGCCGGTGCCGTTGCCGTCGCATTTGCGGGTCGACCGCCGCATCATTCTCGAAGGTGAAATTCCGAGCCCGGTGGCGCCGCCATCGGGTTGCCGCTTCCGCACGCGCTGCCCGTCGGTGCAACCGCGTTGCGCCAAGGAAGTGCCAGCCTGGCGCGACGTCAAGCCGGGACACCGCGTGGCCTGCCATTTCGCTACGGCGGACGGTCCACCGCCAGACAATCAAAAAGCGCAACGCGCATCATAA
- a CDS encoding ABC transporter substrate-binding protein translates to MKTIDLGKQTLRRRDMLALMGGAAATGVLGLPAWAQEAKKGGVLKVAAPANPSSLDPATGGAGSDHSILWTMYDTLVEWDYETLKPKPGMAKWAFPDPKTMVLDITTGIKFHDGTPMDAEAVKFNLERNRADQRSNVKPDLSSVDAVEVTGPLQVTLKLKNPDTALPAILSDRAGMMVSPTNIKALGNETDRKPVGAGPWKFVRWNDNEIIVVERHDQYWRQGRPYLDGIEFNIIPENATALRSVVAGQNDMAFQLPARLKPVIERAKNLETVSSPTLYCIQVYFNYGRAPLDNVKVRQAINFALDRDAFVKAALNGLGEPARMTLPSSHWAFNKDVAGMYPNNTEKAKQLLAEAGYKDGLELTIGGYMDQDSVRRGEVIQDQLGKAGIRLKFTRGTIAEISAQFFATEKKFDLLVSAWTGRPDPSMTYGLSFDKGAYYNAGRSGEPELSKLIQESRVSEDLAKRADVFAKIQKFTVENALSAPLAFQFELDALSAKVKGFKPNLLGKPKFENISLG, encoded by the coding sequence ATGAAGACAATTGATCTGGGCAAGCAAACATTGCGTCGTCGTGACATGCTGGCACTGATGGGGGGCGCTGCCGCCACCGGCGTGCTCGGCCTGCCGGCCTGGGCGCAGGAGGCCAAGAAGGGCGGCGTGCTGAAGGTCGCCGCGCCGGCCAATCCGTCGTCGCTCGATCCGGCCACCGGCGGCGCCGGCTCCGACCACAGCATTCTGTGGACCATGTACGACACGCTGGTGGAGTGGGACTACGAGACACTGAAGCCGAAGCCGGGGATGGCGAAATGGGCGTTCCCCGATCCGAAGACCATGGTGCTCGACATCACCACCGGCATCAAATTCCACGACGGCACGCCGATGGATGCCGAGGCCGTCAAGTTCAACCTCGAACGCAACCGCGCCGACCAGCGCTCCAACGTCAAGCCTGATCTGTCCAGCGTGGATGCGGTCGAGGTGACGGGTCCGCTGCAGGTCACGTTGAAACTGAAGAACCCTGACACCGCGCTACCGGCGATCCTGTCGGATCGAGCCGGCATGATGGTGTCGCCGACCAATATCAAGGCGCTCGGCAATGAGACCGACCGCAAGCCGGTCGGCGCTGGCCCATGGAAATTCGTGCGCTGGAACGACAACGAGATCATCGTCGTGGAGCGCCATGACCAATACTGGCGTCAGGGCCGACCTTATCTGGACGGCATCGAATTCAACATCATCCCGGAAAACGCCACCGCTTTGCGTTCGGTCGTCGCCGGCCAGAACGATATGGCGTTCCAGCTGCCGGCGCGATTGAAGCCGGTGATCGAGCGCGCCAAGAATCTGGAAACCGTCAGCTCGCCGACGTTGTATTGCATTCAGGTCTACTTCAATTACGGCCGCGCACCGCTTGACAACGTCAAGGTCCGTCAGGCGATCAACTTCGCGCTCGACCGCGATGCTTTCGTCAAGGCGGCGCTCAACGGCCTTGGCGAACCGGCTCGCATGACGCTGCCGAGCTCGCACTGGGCGTTCAACAAGGACGTCGCGGGGATGTATCCCAACAACACGGAGAAAGCGAAGCAGCTGCTCGCCGAGGCCGGCTACAAGGATGGTCTCGAACTGACCATAGGCGGCTACATGGATCAGGATTCCGTGCGGCGCGGCGAGGTGATCCAGGATCAGCTCGGCAAGGCTGGCATCCGCCTGAAATTCACCCGGGGTACCATCGCCGAAATCAGCGCGCAGTTCTTCGCTACCGAGAAAAAGTTCGACCTTCTTGTCTCGGCATGGACCGGGCGTCCAGATCCGAGCATGACCTACGGGCTGAGCTTCGACAAAGGCGCTTATTACAATGCGGGCCGCAGCGGCGAACCGGAGTTGTCGAAGTTGATCCAGGAGAGCCGCGTCAGCGAAGACCTCGCCAAGCGCGCCGATGTGTTCGCCAAGATCCAGAAATTCACGGTGGAGAATGCTCTGTCGGCACCGCTCGCATTCCAGTTCGAACTCGATGCGCTGTCCGCCAAAGTGAAGGGCTTCAAGCCCAATCTGCTCGGCAAGCCGAAATTCGAAAACATTTCGCTCGGCTAA